The region gttgcaggacacctaggctgtgttcacacattgcagttttattttgttactgaattatttgcagtaatttatgatttcagtgtggccccacccacacagcacactgtattctctacctgtaacaccacacagctcgctgtattctctacctgtaacaccacacagcacactgtattctctacctgtaacaccacacagcactgtattctctacctgtaacactacacagcacactgtattctctacctgtaacaccacacagcacgctgtattctctacctgtaacaccacacagcacactgtattctctacctgtaacaccacacagcactgtattctctacctgtaacactacacagcacactgtattctctacctgtaacaccacacagcacactgtattctctacctgtaacaccacacagctcactgtattctctacctgtaacaccacacagcacgctgtattctctacctgtaacaccacacagcacgctgtattctctacctgtaacgctaatattggaataaagtaaagaacttttttttaaaaaaaattcttttcatttccacgcacatattatgatcaagcatctgttatctttgaagttgagccccacaataaggctctgatcctctctgccgtttagcatcatttacgtgtgttactgcatcatttttgtgaatacgctgcagtactgcaatgacactccaacatgtgtgaacacagccctaatttcactgcacacgtctgcacaattagagaaatcagtgcaacacctgtttctggccggtcagagatggtgaatcactcacgGGTTTGGGGgaaccagccaagcctcctggcagatcacgccctgccccctgtctgcatcattagcctgatctcagcaaacacacacaatgtgagacagaggcatggaagatttgtctcctaaggggggagagcataaggagcaggagacaatgtggatttgcacaggggccatttttttcacttcctggatttctatcagctaccagtgtggcagaaccgtacagatacagtaatacattgtataggcacatatatttaacttttaacgtacttttaataaaaatcaagtttttcttatccggagttcccctttaagagtagctaagctgcagtaacccagcatgaccACAATGGACAGAGCTATTAGCTTTCagccctgttcactgtgtatGCAGGTGCCACCGCACTGAATATCTGGTGGGCTGTCGAATTTCCACTGATTAGATATTGACAGGATTATCTTGAGGATAAACCACCAGtgaaaagtcctggaaaacccatttaaacaTGACAGAGGCAGAGAGCTGTAGTCAGATAATATACTCAAAAAGACTACCCTAAACTCCTATTAGACAGTGCAGGTAAGCTTTAGTCAGTGAATCCTAGCTAAAGCCATGTTACATAAAGCAAACAAGCAGCCATGTTGTCAACACTTACACTACCAGGTCAGCCAGTACTGACTTACATACTTGAATGTATTTTTCAGCACCACACCTGTGTTTTTCCTAGAATTTCTGATTTCCATTAGAACCAGTAAAATCATCTGTTTTCCATCCTATTTTTGCAGGGTTAATATTTGTGGTTGACAGTAATGACCGAGAACGGGTTAATGAGGCACGTGAGGAGTTAATGAGGATGCTGGCAGAAGATGAGCTGCGGGATGCCGTACTGCTTGTTTTTGCAAATAAACAGGTTGGTTTAATATGTAGCAATTCTCTGTGTGATGTCTCTCATATTCATTCTAAGTATATTGGTTCCTAATGAGATCTCTTTCTTTATCATATCTCTTCAGGACCTTCCTAACGCTATGAATGCTGCAGAAATCACAGACAAACTGGGCCTTCATTCTCTCCGTCATCGCAACTGGTACATCCAGTCCACTTGTGCCACCAGTGGCGATGGTCTCTATGAGGGCCTGGACTGGCTAGCCAACCAACTAAAGAACAAGAAGTAATGATTCATGGCCCTACCTCAGCCTCCCCAGCGTGCGCCTGACTCTTCCTCCCCAATCCCCTCCATCCAAAATTCCCTCTTCAGCCAGGGCAGGTTGGGGTTGGCTACCGACACAGACCACcctatcccacctgcttctcctgGTTCCACACTCGCTTACTTTGCCGTTTTGGTTTGGGGTGTTTTTATCGGGTGCCGTGTTTCTTCTGACTCATCCAGCTGCTGTTACTTGCTCTTTATTTGTCCTTTTGGAGATTTTGGGTGGGGGAGGACTTGTGAGATTTGGCAGTACATGCCATAGCAATCTACCCCCTGTAGACAGGGATGGTACAGAAAGGATTTGGGAGCTGTGCTGTTTTGTGTCTGTATGTTCTGTGGAAGCTCCCTATGCTGAAGATTGAGAGATGTATTTGGCTTATCGTGTTTGTTTTTAAGGCAGGTTGTCTTCAGTGCTTCATACAAGAATATTTAGTACACCTACCAAgtgagttttgttttgttttttattttccattcaaGGAAAGGGTACATCATATTTGGGTCCGTTAAATGACTGGAACGGTAATTTATTAACATTACATCTAATCCAAGGCTGTATACTTAATAAGGATCTCATTTTGTCTGGTATTCCCTGGTATAGATCAACCTAGATCTTTCAGGGTGGTGCTGAAATCGCACTCCGCTGCTCTTGTGCTTCATTTATATCCGATACACACAAGAGCTGGCTTCTTTACTGTGTTTGAAGTGAAGTGTAGTGCTATGAAGATTTCATGGTTGTTAGCGAAATGAATCCCACGTACTCCGGTGGTAAAAACTAACTGCAAAAGCCATAGTATTTATTTCCTTTACAACTGTATTAAGCCAGTGGGAAAGTTTAATGTATATGAGCTGTGCATGTGGGTTGTCCTTTTAGTTTCTAAACACCTGCTGTAATGAAATAAGAGGTTATTTGAGCACATTGTGCTCTAGTCTCACCACCCTTATTTATAATGACTGGAGCAGCTCCCGATGAAGTCATTGTGGCGATCTCCACTCCTCCTGTCAGTTACATCACTGGGAGTCCATCCAGCTGATGACCTTCCAATAGCATCATATTTGCATTGAAACCTTTAAGtgaaattaagattttttttttcttcgtagAATCGGCACAGGCACTTCTATTTGAaactctatatatatctatattttttaatttagtttTAATCTGTTTTGTCCTGGTAATTCTGCTAAATGAAAGTAAACAGACCATCGCACTCATGGTTTTCAGCTGAATACTTTTGCGACTCTGTGAATCAAACAGCATGACAGGGATTTAGTGTTAAGGTGATTCATCTTTACATCATAGATATGAAACAGATTTTCCAAGTGACCTTTTTCTGTCTGCAAAATGTTTTCAGATGGAATAATAAGGATTATTGAAATGACAAGAGTGTCAGATACCAAAATCACTCctcatatcattttttttttttttttttgtcttctcccccccccccccccccccccccccaaagaaatctGAGCGTCAGCGAGATTGCGTTTTCTGTGGACCCAGGAAGGGTAACATTTGGCCCTTGGCAGTTAGCACAGCATCATGGGAGATATTATTCAAAAACAGCACACCAACAGTAATCTTTACTTACTGCTGCTGTTCTTTTCTTTCTGTGTTTCTATCTCCCATTTTCTCCGAGAGAACCTCCGCTACTGTAGGACATCAAACAGGAGGCTATCATATTGTAGTAAAAATCGATTTGTTAATCTCTGCATTAGCATTAATGAATTATAGACTTGTTATATGACAAACTCAATGATTTCATTTAACCCTACAAACCCAACTTCAGTGTAAGATATTGTTCCTGTATCTTAACTGAGATTGGCAGCTGACCAGTCAGCGCTTCTATGTGAATGAGCTAGTGAGAAGACTGATGCTACCTTAACCGCAGGCAGTATAAAATAGCGTCAGGAACCCTTGTTACATTTCGCTATGGTTGAGGAGAAAACATAGTTTGAAAACAAGTCTAGAATGGGGAGGATAGTCACGGGGACGGCTCCCTATGTGTGCATATATGTCACTATTCATGCTGACAATGGTTTGGGCAGCATCAATCTCTTGATAGCCCTTTTAAGGTAAGATTTTCTTCATGTGAAAATTTTTTGGATGGGATGGAACTGGTAGTGCCAGACTTCAATAGTAATCCATCTGCATTTTGTTGATAGCACAGTTCTGCAGTGAATGATTCATAGAAACTACAGTATTCATTACTCCAGAAAAGTTAAAATTGACCGTAAAGCTGTGTACAGCTGTCAGTTCGAGTCATCAAACCCGTAGTTAGGCCAGGGCTTATGTCTATGAAGCAGATGAAAAATGTGTCCGTATAACGCTTCTGAAGACCCAGCCTAACTGGTTGCTGTAAACATGACGGCACAATGCTTCAGTATTCAGGAAGGGGATGACAAACTTGCAGGAAGGCGTTCCACATGAAAGGCGCAAAGGACCACTGCAGTCAGGTTATTTAGTTTTATCCTGacattttgcaataaaaaaagtataaaaaatgctGTAGAGGCAAAACATGGCACATGGATGGctagtaaaaaaaataactgcGCTGCgctctttgttttttttatgttattgcaATGGgcattgcaacttttttttttatatactttttaaatagaaaaagtcttTATTTCAACTTTATCTATTCCGATGCCAAATACTAGTAGAGGTACTTTCAGGCATTTTACACTTACACCACAGAAGGGCCCATGCTATTGCTTGGCCTATTTACCGTGATGTATTCCTTAAAGGCAAACAACCTCTACCCTCAAGATTTGGCTGAGACAGCAGATACAAAGACAGATGTGATGAGGAGacgctaaaataaataaaaagatgtaTAAGTTTCTCTTTATTGTACAAGTGCTGTTTACTTTAACCCTTAAGTGctacaatgtaaaataaaatccaGACGAATTTAGGAAGTACCGTCCATGACCGTATCTGAAGATGAATCTGTTTACTGCTGCTACTTGAGACTCTCGGGTGCTGCTGGTACTTGAGACTCTCGGGTGCTTTTGACTATATCTCCGTGTTGGGAAGAAGTGGGATTTCTAAACCTGAGCTGCCGTTGTCCTCTTTCAGACCATGTAGTGCACTTTTTACATAAGGGACCATTTTGTTTTCTCCAGTGATGGTTGATTTGATATTTATTGATATTGTTTGGTTGTAACCCGGTTACTTTTCTGGTGTTTCTTTTCTTCTCATAACTTAGTTGATGCTGTTGCCTCAGTAGACTTTTTCAACTTGTACTCTATCTCTACTCTTTTACCTCTGGTCTGTGTGGTGTATAGTGGAACGTATGGTTTCAGCTGGTTATTCTCTTTTTGTTTGTATATTTTGGAATGTAAGCTGTATGTGTTCAAAAGAAAAGAATTAAACCACTGGAAGCAAGACAAAGccttgtttcttttcttttatttatcGGTGACTACTTTAACGTGTGAATATGGAGCCAAGGTTTGGGTAACTCCATTCTTCTTCATCATCTAATGTGAGCAAACACTATTGCCGCTATGGTGAAATTCCAGCCCGGGTTCTGCTGTTAAAATACTCCTGGTGCACGGTCCCTCGAGTGTGATCTCCTCATTTCTTCTGAAGTATTGCAATATTATCACTTTGAACTGTGTATGGTGCTGTCAGACCTTGAAGGTGACGCTCTAAAGAATGAAAGAGAGATGAACTTAAACACAATGGCCTTTATAATCTACTTACAAGGCAgagaaataatggctgttttcttcattaagtaacttttttttttttttcttttgatctCTGCTAAAATGTTTTAATGACCGCCAAGTAGACGGAGACATTTTCAGTTTTTCATGTTACCATTTATTATAGCTCACAGCCTAGTACTTTTGCTCTATGCACCCTGTGCTATGCTGCGCATTGAGTATTGCCAGGACGGACAGATCAGAGCTTTCTGCCTAACTGCTCTCTTACcccacacctcaaacagcaattTTTATTAAGGAAAAGCTATCCGTTGTTGAGGTCTGTGTCTGCACCCTCCTGGTACTAAATGGGTAGAAAGGTAACTAAAGGATTTTTTTCAAAGAAGTAGATCTCACactggtgtaatagctcctgttttGTAGGAACCATGACAAACACGATGGATCCTTTTTGCCACAGATCCCATTAAAGCTAGGTTTACattaagtttttttctttctgcttaacgggaaaaaaaaagatgctgtTGTATGTCATACTGAAGAATCCATTTCCCATCgacttgcataaaaaaaaaaaaaatctaaattgaaTGCAATGGACTGCATATAACAGGCTCAGTAACCGAGTGCCAGTCAACAAGATCAGTGCTTCTTTACAAAGTGGATTGGGCCATCTAATAGACTACGTTTACACACAGTGGCCCAGAGTTATTAATCTGTCTGAGGAGTAAAAAACTGGTTTTCACATAACTATTCTGAACAGTTTTACTTTACCAGAACAATTTGAGAAATTAAAGCTAAGCTGTAATTGGATGCGTTTAACAAAGTTTTTGGTCTCAGTTGCTCTTTTCTTAGCCCTTTTACATATCAcaaatgtttgtttttaattattCTACTGAAATCAGGGGAAAATGGTAACATTCAGTAAAATGCTATGGCTCAAATTTTAcctccttagggtgggttcacactacggaattctcactgataaactcagcggaattccgccgcctGCACACGCTCATGgatgtgcgcctttccgccggctccatagacacaattctatgggccggctgattccgcattccgccgaaagaactgaaatgttaattctttcggcggaatgcggaatcagccggcccatagaatggtgtctatggagccgacggaaagacGCGCGTCCATGAGCGTGTGCAgccagcggaattccgctgagtttatcagcgagaattccgtagtgtgaacccacccttaaaggggaactatcagcaggttaggcgaaCCTAACCTGCTAATAATATCTCCCTATTGTACTCAGGGTGCTTACGAGGAAGGTATGTCGCTTACCTTCCTCCTAGGATCCGGTCCTGGGCTGTTAATCTGGGTAAACTCCgcttaggagcactgctgtgtcATAGGTgggatgacgcggcagtgctccta is a window of Dendropsophus ebraccatus isolate aDenEbr1 chromosome 5, aDenEbr1.pat, whole genome shotgun sequence DNA encoding:
- the ARF3 gene encoding ADP-ribosylation factor 3, yielding MGNIFGNLLKSLIGKKEMRILMVGLDAAGKTTILYKLKLGEIVTTIPTIGFNVETVEYKNISFTVWDVGGQDKIRPLWRHYFQNTQGLIFVVDSNDRERVNEAREELMRMLAEDELRDAVLLVFANKQDLPNAMNAAEITDKLGLHSLRHRNWYIQSTCATSGDGLYEGLDWLANQLKNKK